One Sediminibacillus dalangtanensis genomic region harbors:
- the spoIID gene encoding stage II sporulation protein D → MKKAKQASTIKWRGPSMIVASSLIIIILVVPTLIVAPFIQAGGTAKQSIDKQPEAEQVSLKKEDSPFAVKVYRSNTEEVETVPLEEYVTHVVASEMPAEFELEALKAQALAARTYIVNHLTLDPDENPKGADVTDTVQHQVYKNEEELREIWSSDYTWKMKKIVEAVAETKGEIVTYENQPITPAFFSTSNGYTEDSENYWEGELPYLRSVASPWDKESPKYLDQQIFTTAEVEEALGIKIDNNAAAAAEIERTKSQRVASITIGGKSFSGREVREKLELRSSDFEVEQKKDHLIFTTKGYGHGIGMSQYGANGMAKEGKTYKQILQYYYKGADINKIDQTAPQLASNS, encoded by the coding sequence ATGAAGAAAGCAAAGCAAGCATCGACCATCAAATGGAGAGGTCCTAGCATGATTGTAGCATCCAGCCTGATCATTATCATCTTAGTGGTGCCAACGTTGATCGTAGCTCCATTCATCCAGGCTGGCGGCACAGCGAAGCAATCCATCGACAAACAACCTGAAGCAGAGCAGGTTAGCCTTAAGAAGGAGGATTCACCATTTGCGGTAAAAGTGTACCGCTCCAACACAGAGGAGGTGGAAACCGTTCCGCTTGAAGAGTATGTCACCCACGTTGTGGCTTCGGAAATGCCGGCTGAATTTGAACTGGAGGCGTTGAAAGCGCAGGCATTGGCTGCAAGAACGTATATCGTCAACCACTTGACGCTAGATCCGGATGAAAACCCGAAAGGCGCCGATGTGACCGATACGGTACAGCATCAAGTGTACAAAAACGAAGAAGAGCTGCGTGAAATTTGGAGTTCAGATTATACCTGGAAAATGAAAAAAATCGTCGAAGCAGTTGCGGAAACCAAAGGGGAAATCGTGACCTATGAAAACCAGCCGATTACACCAGCCTTCTTCTCGACAAGCAATGGTTACACCGAAGACTCGGAAAACTACTGGGAAGGAGAGCTCCCTTATTTACGAAGCGTCGCCAGCCCATGGGATAAAGAGTCACCAAAGTATTTAGATCAGCAAATATTCACCACTGCTGAAGTGGAAGAGGCACTCGGCATCAAAATCGACAACAATGCGGCCGCTGCAGCAGAAATCGAGCGGACAAAAAGCCAACGAGTCGCTTCGATAACTATTGGAGGCAAGTCCTTCTCTGGGAGAGAAGTCCGTGAAAAACTCGAACTCCGTTCAAGCGATTTTGAAGTCGAGCAAAAGAAGGACCATTTGATCTTCACCACCAAAGGATATGGTCATGGCATCGGAATGAGCCAATACGGTGCCAACGGCATGGCCAAAGAAGGTAAAACCTATAAACAAATCCTGCAATACTATTACAAGGGCGCAGATATCAACAAGATCGACCAAACCGCCCCCCAACTCGCCTCCAACTCTTAA
- a CDS encoding ABC transporter ATP-binding protein, with the protein MKQTKKLQVNQLKKYFQVGKDEILKAVDDVSFDVYEGETFGLVGESGCGKSTIGRTIMGLYDRTEGEVVFNEKNVHELKESETFDFHRSMQMIFQDPYASLNPRSTVKEIISEPMEIHGLYPDKRERLDRVYQLLEEVGLSRDHANRYPHEFSGGQRQRIGIARALALDPEFIIADEPISALDVSVQAQVVNLLRKLQKEKGLTYLFIAHDLSMVKHISDRIGVMYLGNMVELTKAGDLYKRPLHPYTQALLSAIPIPDPDVEEGRERMILEGELPSPINPPSGCVFRTRCPFAMEACAKISPVWQEIEEDHYVACHLYNEEIKDKTPIKETVLQ; encoded by the coding sequence ATGAAACAAACCAAAAAGCTGCAAGTGAATCAGCTGAAAAAATATTTTCAAGTCGGAAAGGATGAAATCTTGAAGGCGGTCGATGATGTGAGTTTTGATGTGTACGAAGGGGAAACATTCGGCCTTGTCGGCGAGTCCGGCTGCGGCAAATCGACCATCGGCCGTACCATCATGGGACTGTATGACCGTACGGAGGGGGAAGTCGTTTTCAATGAAAAAAACGTTCATGAGCTGAAGGAATCGGAAACCTTCGACTTTCACCGCAGCATGCAGATGATTTTCCAGGATCCATACGCTTCGTTGAATCCTCGGTCAACAGTAAAAGAAATCATTTCCGAGCCAATGGAAATCCACGGACTGTACCCTGACAAGAGAGAGCGGCTGGACCGGGTGTATCAGCTTCTGGAGGAAGTCGGACTCAGTCGTGACCATGCCAACCGTTATCCCCATGAGTTCAGCGGCGGACAGAGACAGCGGATCGGCATTGCCAGAGCCCTCGCCCTTGATCCGGAATTCATCATTGCAGATGAACCGATTTCCGCTCTCGATGTTTCTGTACAGGCTCAGGTCGTCAACCTTCTCCGTAAATTGCAAAAGGAAAAAGGACTGACGTATTTGTTTATCGCGCACGACCTGTCAATGGTCAAGCATATTTCCGATCGGATCGGCGTCATGTATTTAGGCAACATGGTCGAATTGACGAAAGCAGGCGACTTATATAAACGTCCGCTTCACCCCTATACACAAGCGCTGCTTTCAGCAATCCCGATTCCCGATCCCGACGTAGAAGAAGGACGCGAACGAATGATTCTGGAAGGAGAACTCCCAAGTCCGATAAATCCACCAAGCGGGTGTGTATTCCGGACACGCTGCCCGTTTGCCATGGAAGCATGCGCCAAAATCAGTCCGGTTTGGCAGGAAATCGAAGAAGATCATTATGTTGCCTGCCATTTATATAACGAAGAAATCAAAGACAAAACACCGATAAAAGAAACGGTGCTACAATAA
- a CDS encoding C40 family peptidase yields MDQDRWIVNVPVATLWTSPEAPREVDQPGITNPVDLPTWLNRLSYQTRLDLCEQNLVQSQLLYGEEVIVLEEKQDWLQVIVPTQPSKKDSRGYPGWIPACQAQPKPDAKQVKGKAVVSSKLASLYDEKQAFLLELSYLTALPLLGVTDSHAKVLLPDATPGYLYKSDVEIVRAGEEVVKGSGTDIVRTGEAFLGLEYFWGGMSAYGYDCSGFSYNMYKANGHQIPRDASDQAALGGEEIAFDQLLPGDLLFFAYEEGKGTLHHVGMYYGDGKMIHSPTTGKSIEITTLAGTVYEKELCGARRYWQETEGAQ; encoded by the coding sequence ATGGACCAAGACAGATGGATTGTTAATGTACCGGTAGCTACTTTATGGACCAGTCCGGAAGCACCGCGTGAGGTGGATCAACCTGGGATCACCAATCCGGTAGATTTGCCAACCTGGCTGAATCGTTTGAGCTACCAAACGCGGCTTGACTTGTGTGAACAAAATTTAGTTCAATCCCAATTGTTATATGGAGAGGAAGTAATCGTGCTGGAGGAGAAGCAGGATTGGCTTCAGGTGATCGTGCCGACCCAGCCATCCAAAAAAGATTCCCGCGGTTATCCCGGCTGGATACCAGCTTGTCAGGCACAGCCGAAACCCGATGCAAAGCAGGTGAAAGGGAAGGCGGTTGTTTCCAGCAAACTGGCATCTTTATATGATGAGAAACAAGCATTTTTATTGGAGTTGAGCTATTTGACGGCACTGCCACTTCTCGGAGTGACAGATTCTCATGCAAAAGTTTTGCTGCCGGATGCAACCCCAGGATACCTGTACAAGTCGGATGTGGAAATCGTTCGGGCGGGGGAAGAAGTGGTGAAAGGAAGCGGCACGGACATTGTCAGGACGGGCGAAGCATTTCTCGGCTTAGAATACTTTTGGGGTGGAATGAGTGCCTATGGCTATGATTGCTCGGGGTTTAGCTACAATATGTACAAGGCCAACGGACACCAAATACCGCGAGACGCTTCCGACCAGGCTGCGCTAGGTGGAGAGGAAATCGCATTCGATCAATTGTTGCCGGGAGATTTGTTATTCTTCGCATACGAAGAAGGTAAAGGCACCTTGCATCATGTCGGCATGTATTATGGCGACGGCAAGATGATCCACTCCCCGACAACAGGAAAGTCCATCGAAATCACCACATTGGCCGGCACCGTCTATGAAAAAGAGTTATGTGGAGCTAGACGGTATTGGCAAGAGACGGAGGGAGCACAATGA
- a CDS encoding mandelate racemase/muconate lactonizing enzyme family protein, translating into MNIQSIETVNVAVPLKKPFKTALRTVTVAESIYVKVTCSDGTTGWGEAPPTHVITGDSLAGIKYAVEKVITPALIGKSLLAMEDVFQTLDQCMVGNTSAKAAIDMAVYDCFAQHCGLPLYQLLGGYRSRLETDYTVSVNTPEEMAEDAVQYIEQGFTCLKVKVGKDDIETDIWRIQSIRNHVGDNILIRLDANQGWGAKEAVKAIRKMEDGGLDIELVEQPVKAGDIAGLKFVTDHVETPIMADESVFSPEDARKILETRSADLINIKLMKAGGIHNGLKIAKLAASYGTECMIGSMIETKLGITAAAHLAASQPNITRFDFDAPLMLAQNAIAGGIAYEGKVIRMPVESGLGIQQVNIAAESEEAR; encoded by the coding sequence ATGAACATCCAATCGATCGAGACAGTGAACGTTGCCGTTCCCTTGAAAAAACCGTTTAAGACAGCGTTAAGGACGGTTACAGTGGCTGAATCCATCTATGTCAAAGTGACGTGTTCGGACGGCACGACGGGGTGGGGGGAAGCGCCGCCTACCCACGTAATCACCGGAGACAGCCTGGCAGGCATCAAGTATGCAGTCGAAAAAGTCATCACTCCCGCTCTCATCGGCAAGTCGCTGTTGGCCATGGAAGATGTTTTTCAAACGCTTGATCAGTGTATGGTAGGCAATACAAGCGCGAAAGCTGCCATCGATATGGCAGTCTATGATTGTTTTGCTCAACACTGCGGACTGCCGCTTTATCAATTGCTCGGAGGTTACCGCAGTCGATTGGAAACGGATTATACGGTCAGTGTCAATACACCGGAAGAAATGGCAGAAGACGCCGTTCAGTATATAGAGCAGGGCTTCACCTGCCTGAAGGTAAAAGTCGGTAAAGATGACATCGAAACAGACATCTGGCGAATCCAATCCATCCGTAATCATGTCGGAGACAACATCCTCATCAGGCTTGATGCCAATCAGGGATGGGGTGCAAAGGAAGCTGTCAAAGCAATCAGGAAAATGGAAGACGGCGGGCTCGATATTGAACTGGTAGAACAACCTGTAAAAGCAGGAGATATTGCTGGGTTGAAATTCGTTACCGACCATGTCGAGACACCCATTATGGCAGATGAAAGTGTTTTTTCTCCAGAAGATGCCAGGAAAATCTTAGAGACACGCAGCGCCGACCTGATCAACATCAAGCTGATGAAGGCAGGCGGCATCCATAACGGGTTGAAAATTGCCAAGCTGGCGGCATCCTATGGGACAGAATGTATGATCGGCAGTATGATCGAAACCAAATTGGGCATTACGGCAGCGGCCCATCTGGCGGCAAGTCAGCCGAATATAACCAGGTTTGATTTTGACGCCCCTTTGATGTTGGCACAAAATGCCATAGCTGGAGGAATCGCCTACGAAGGGAAGGTCATCCGAATGCCAGTTGAGTCTGGTTTGGGCATTCAACAGGTAAACATTGCAGCAGAGAGTGAGGAGGCTCGATAG
- a CDS encoding S66 peptidase family protein — protein MKIPSRLKTGDTVGLIAPASPPNPANVKKGIAFIESLGLHVRRGKHSNDIYGYLAGTDADRLKDLHDMFRDPQIAGIICICGGYGTGRIADKIDYQMIGDNPKVFWGYSDITFLHTAFQQRSGLVTFHGPMVSSDIGEADFAPLSKQMFNQLFEPTQIVYSEKIAPLEVIAEGDAQGELTGGNLSLLCSTLGTPYEIDTEGKLLLLEDVDEEPYRIDGMLNQLRMAGKLEQAAGIVVGDFKNAVPKKRKSSLTLEQVLNDYLAELGAPVVKGFQIGHCQPHVAVPLGVQARLSASKKTLVIEPGVR, from the coding sequence ATGAAAATACCCAGCCGTTTGAAGACCGGGGATACCGTGGGTCTGATTGCTCCGGCCAGTCCACCGAATCCTGCCAACGTCAAAAAAGGTATTGCATTCATTGAATCACTTGGCTTGCATGTGAGAAGAGGAAAACATAGCAACGATATATACGGCTATCTGGCAGGAACAGATGCAGACCGCTTGAAAGATTTACATGATATGTTCAGAGACCCGCAAATTGCCGGGATCATTTGTATTTGCGGAGGCTATGGCACAGGTAGAATCGCCGACAAAATCGATTATCAGATGATTGGCGACAATCCTAAGGTTTTTTGGGGCTATAGCGATATTACTTTTTTACATACTGCATTCCAGCAAAGATCCGGCTTGGTAACCTTTCACGGTCCGATGGTCAGCTCGGATATCGGGGAAGCAGATTTCGCTCCCCTGTCCAAGCAAATGTTCAACCAGCTATTCGAGCCGACACAAATAGTCTATTCGGAGAAAATTGCCCCGCTCGAAGTCATCGCGGAAGGAGATGCCCAGGGCGAGCTTACAGGAGGCAATTTAAGTCTGCTATGCAGTACATTGGGTACTCCGTATGAAATCGACACGGAAGGGAAGCTGCTGCTGTTAGAGGATGTCGATGAAGAACCATACCGAATTGATGGCATGCTCAACCAGCTGCGAATGGCCGGCAAATTGGAGCAGGCGGCCGGCATCGTGGTCGGCGATTTCAAAAATGCTGTACCAAAGAAACGGAAAAGCTCCTTGACGCTTGAACAAGTGCTGAATGACTATTTGGCCGAGCTGGGTGCTCCTGTCGTGAAAGGATTCCAAATTGGACATTGCCAGCCTCATGTGGCAGTCCCGTTGGGAGTCCAGGCACGTTTGTCTGCCAGCAAAAAGACGCTGGTCATCGAGCCGGGAGTGCGCTGA
- a CDS encoding peptide ABC transporter substrate-binding protein gives MKKGLAFLFVLLAVFVLAACTANESAGEEEQDSGDQTETTDEGTSDEAESSGDKVLRLNNGVEPTSFDPPEGFDAASWQSLNNLMEGLTRLGQDHQPEAATAESWDISDDGLEYTFHIREDAKWSNGDDVTAEDFVFAWTRLLDPEEGFSSAFLGYFIKGGEAFNSGEGSADDLGLEAMDEKTFKVTLEAPTGFFLNVISNPAFFPVNKAVAEENPEWYAEADTFVANGPFKLSEWNHDSDFTMVKNDQYWDKDTVKLDEVHWAMVNETNTEYQMFESGDLDTSEIPADLAEDLLDSDQVVIDPQAGTQFYRFNVNEEPFQNVKIRKALAMAVNQDEIVDYVTKKGEKPARGFVSYGFEDPSGNDFRETNGDLVEYDPEQAKKLLEKGMEEEGYDELPPITLTYNTSDDNKKIAETVQQRFQQDLGIEITLENAEWNVFLQDQKDLKHQLSRSSFLADYGDPINFLESFVTDSSMNRTGWSNEEYDDLIAQAKQEADEEKRWNLMYEAEKVLFEEMPIVPVNFYNQVFLHKDNVSGIVRHPVGYMELKWADKN, from the coding sequence ATGAAGAAGGGCTTGGCGTTTTTATTTGTATTGCTGGCCGTGTTCGTTCTGGCAGCATGTACTGCCAATGAAAGTGCCGGTGAAGAGGAGCAGGATTCTGGAGATCAGACAGAGACAACAGATGAAGGAACCAGTGATGAAGCGGAAAGTAGCGGAGACAAGGTTCTTCGTTTAAACAATGGGGTAGAACCGACCTCCTTCGATCCGCCGGAAGGATTCGACGCAGCATCCTGGCAATCTTTGAACAACTTGATGGAAGGCCTCACCCGGTTGGGACAGGATCATCAGCCGGAAGCCGCAACAGCGGAATCATGGGATATCTCTGACGATGGATTGGAATACACCTTCCATATCCGGGAAGATGCCAAGTGGTCGAATGGCGATGACGTGACGGCGGAGGATTTTGTATTTGCATGGACACGGCTGCTTGATCCGGAGGAAGGATTCTCTTCCGCATTTCTCGGCTACTTCATTAAAGGTGGAGAAGCCTTCAACAGCGGAGAAGGCAGCGCTGATGACCTAGGTTTGGAAGCGATGGACGAGAAGACATTTAAGGTGACGTTGGAAGCACCGACAGGATTTTTCCTTAATGTCATTTCCAACCCGGCATTCTTCCCAGTCAACAAGGCTGTAGCGGAAGAAAATCCGGAATGGTATGCAGAAGCAGATACATTTGTCGCCAACGGACCATTCAAGTTGAGTGAGTGGAACCATGACAGCGACTTTACCATGGTGAAAAACGACCAGTACTGGGATAAAGACACTGTTAAACTGGATGAAGTCCATTGGGCGATGGTAAATGAAACAAACACCGAATATCAAATGTTCGAAAGCGGCGATTTGGATACCTCGGAAATACCGGCTGATTTAGCTGAAGACTTGCTCGACAGCGATCAGGTAGTCATCGACCCGCAGGCAGGCACACAATTCTATCGATTCAATGTCAACGAGGAACCGTTCCAAAATGTGAAAATCCGCAAAGCACTGGCCATGGCCGTCAATCAGGATGAAATCGTTGACTATGTAACGAAAAAAGGAGAAAAACCAGCCCGCGGTTTCGTTTCCTACGGATTTGAAGATCCTTCCGGCAATGATTTCCGCGAAACGAACGGTGACTTGGTAGAATATGATCCGGAACAAGCGAAAAAGCTTTTGGAAAAAGGAATGGAAGAAGAGGGCTACGACGAACTGCCGCCGATTACACTGACCTATAACACAAGCGATGACAACAAAAAAATAGCAGAAACGGTCCAACAACGCTTCCAGCAGGACCTTGGAATTGAAATCACTCTGGAAAACGCAGAATGGAACGTGTTCCTGCAAGACCAGAAGGATTTGAAGCACCAGCTTTCCCGCAGCTCCTTCCTGGCTGACTATGGCGACCCGATCAACTTCCTGGAAAGCTTCGTCACAGACTCTTCGATGAACCGGACCGGCTGGTCAAATGAAGAATATGACGATTTGATTGCCCAGGCTAAACAGGAAGCAGATGAAGAAAAACGCTGGAATTTGATGTACGAAGCGGAAAAAGTACTGTTTGAAGAAATGCCGATCGTCCCGGTCAATTTCTACAATCAAGTATTCTTGCATAAAGATAATGTATCAGGCATCGTCCGTCACCCTGTAGGTTATATGGAACTAAAGTGGGCTGACAAAAACTAA